One genomic segment of Tachyglossus aculeatus isolate mTacAcu1 chromosome 17, mTacAcu1.pri, whole genome shotgun sequence includes these proteins:
- the LOC119939733 gene encoding C-type lectin domain family 1 member A-like: FKANEMSEQPVIYSMTKQQANSKQKRRNPPDEPKSKGGNKEQLTYVELKCHPPHQQERQNSNKNKDCPSPAPWQLVALILGVLCLSLLVIVGILGLNVFRRPSISNGQQGCLGDITTTQETGPKINCSGTSQLSSNQDHRCLPCSVGWHQHGQKCYRTYCKLNSWTKCLSYCAALNSSLSTLKTKEELEFVIQLTRLQCLQNEPNYWIGLSYAIQRWIWLDETELSSDMSQQFQLPNQKNDDNNCVILQKKQLGPKPCSALGQCLCQKQM; encoded by the exons tttaaagccaatg AAATGAGTGAGCAGCCAGTGATCTACTCCATGACAAAACAACAGGCAAATTCCAAACAGAAGAGGAGAAACCCTCCTGATGAACCGAAAAGCAAAG GTGGGAACAAAGAGCAGCTGACCTATGTGGAGTTGAAATGTCACCCTCCTCATCAACAGGAAAGACAAAACTCCAACAAGAATAAAG ATTGTCCTTCTCCTGCTCCATGGCAACTAGTTGCACTGATCCTGGGAGTACTCTGCCTCAGTCTGCTGGTGATTGTTGGCATCTTGGGCCTAAATG TATTTCGGAGGCCTTCAATATCCAATGGTCAGCAAGGCTGCCTGGGAGATATTACCACAACTCAGGAAACAGGACCGAAAATTAATTGCTCAGGGACGTCTCAGCTGTCAAGCAACCAAG ATCACAGATGCCTTCCGTGTTCAGTGGGCTGGCACCAGCATGGACAGAAATGCTACAGAACATATTGTAAGTTGAACAGCTGGACAAAATGCCTGAGCTACTGTGCTGCTCTGAACTCCAGCCTTTCAACTTTAAAGACAAAGGAGGAACTG GAGTTTGTGATTCAATTAACAAGGCTTCAGTGTCTCCAGAATGAACCGAACTATTGGATCGGTTTAAGCTATGCTATTCAGAGGTGGATTTGGCTTGATGAGACAGAGCTATCCAGTGACAT GTCCCAACAGTTTCAATTACCAAACcaaaaaaatgatgataataattgtgtgatTCTCCAAAAAAAGCAACTTGGGCCTAAACCATGCAGCGCCCTTGGACAGTGTCTATGTCAAAAGCAAATGTGA